The Populus trichocarpa isolate Nisqually-1 chromosome 2, P.trichocarpa_v4.1, whole genome shotgun sequence genome has a window encoding:
- the LOC7462911 gene encoding wall-associated receptor kinase-like 14 isoform X2 — MILQQHTILFLAIFAISLIEAHASIKFRCNRTCGTNHLPYPFGFSADCDIHLNCSPHGEMLINEFPVQIVGQNSIKIILEPKCNRPLEALDNLFTKNYAPKSTNAILLHNCTSAVSPCNIPSINVQTHFESLKCSNNSSLSCFSKEVTANGFFDYNMANISQCQYFLSSISAESFTGSGVSLEIQMMELWWWLQGDCRCSKDAICTQVESPAGSGFRCQCRDGLIGDGYLAGVGCRKGCNPAKYLSGQCGGGSGAAVLLGGVVAGVGVSLGLFCCLVRRNSASKAKSFRKLHLSEAADINIPIYPYKEIEKATNSFSEKQRIGTGAYGTVYAGKLNSDSWVAIKRIKHGDMDNIEQVMNEIKLISSVSHPNLVRLLGCSIENGEQILVYEFMPNGTLCQHLQRERGDGLDWPVRLAIAADTAKAIAHLHSAMDPPIYHRDIKSSNILLDYHFRSKVADFGLSRHGMTEISHISTVPQGTPGYLDPQYHLNFHLSDKSDVYSFGVVLVEIITAKKVVDFSRPQNEVNLAALATDRIGRGRLDEIIDPFLDLHSDAWTFSSVHKVAEVAFRCLAFHKDMRPSMMEVAAELEQILLSRWASSEETNCAISLDFSPCSSSSNVSDKPLNSTVKKTEIERRGLFVLQTQTSKKSTERANHNSPVSVQDPWLSEKSSPSSSNLLNNVIVK; from the exons atgatcCTTCAACAACACACTATCCTCTTCTTAGCAATCTTTGCTATTTCATTAATCGAAGCTCATGCTTCCATCAAGTTCAGATGCAACAGAACATGCGGCACCAACCATCTTCCATACCCTTTTGGATTCTCTGCCGATTGTGATATCCATTTAAATTGTAGCCCACATGGTGAAATGCTTATCAATGAGTTTCCAGTCCAGATTGTAGGCCAAAATTCAATAAAGATCATTCTTGAACCCAAATGTAACCGTCCTCTCGAAGCCCTCGACAATCTTTTTACCAAAAACTATGCTCCAAAATCAACAAACGCAATTCTTTTACACAACTGTACCTCTGCAGTTTCGCCATGCAATATACCTTCTATAAACGTGCAGACTCATTTCGAGTCACTTAAATGTTCAAATAACAGCAGCTTAAGTTGTTTCTCTAAGGAGGTTACAGCAAACGGTTTCTTTGATTATAACATGGCCAATATTAGCCAGTGCCAGTATTTTTTGTCATCAATATCGGCAGAGTCTTTCACTGGTTCTGGTGTTTCCTTAGAGATTCAGATGATGGAGCTATGGTGGTGGCTTCAAGGGGACTGCCGTTGCTCTAAGGATGCCATTTGTACTCAAGTTGAATCGCCTGCAGGGTCAGGATTTCGGTGCCAGTGCAGAGACGGGCTAATTGGTGATGGATATCTTGCCGGGGTTGGCTGCCGGAAAG GTTGCAATCCTGCAAAGTATTTGTCTGGCCAATGTGGAGGAGGGTCTGGAGCTGCTGTTTTACTTGgag GCGTTGTAGCTGGAGTAGGGGTCAGTCTGGGTCTATTTTGCTGTCTCGTACGGAGGAATTCCGCGTCAAAAGCCAAAAGCTTCAGAAAACTCCACCTATCTGAAGCTGCAGACATCAACATTCCCATCTATCCCTACAAAGAAATAGAGAAGGCCACAAATAGTTTCTCTGAGAAACAAAGGATTGGAACTGGGGCTTATGGAACTGTCTATGCTGGTAAACTCAACAGTGATTCATGGGTTGCCATTAAGAGGATCAAACATGGAGATATGGACAACATTGAGCAAGTGATGAACGAAATCAAGCTCATTTCTTCTGTGAGTCACCCGAATTTAGTCCGCCTCTTAGGTTGCTCCATAGAAAATGGTGAGCAAATTCTTGTCTATGAATTCATGCCGAATGGGACATTGTGCCAGCATttacaaagagagagaggtGATGGACTTGACTGGCCTGTTCGCCTCGCTATTGCTGCGGATACTGCTAAAGCTATAGCCCATCTCCACTCTGCTATGGATCCCCCGATATATCATAGAGATATCAAGTCGAGCAACATACTCTTAGACTACCACTTCAGGTCCAAAGTTGCAGATTTTGGTCTTTCCAGACATGGCATGACTGAAATATCACACATCTCTACTGTCCCGCAAGGAACTCCAGGCTACCTTGATCCTCAGTACCATCTAAACTTCCATCTTTCGGACAAAAGTGACGTTTATAGCTTTGGTGTTGTTCTCGTTGAGATCATAACAGCAAAGAAGGTGGTGGACTTTTCCAGGCCTCAGAATGAAGTGAATTTGGCTGCTCTTGCCACTGATAGGATTGGCAGGGGGAGATTGGATGAGATAATCGATCCGTTCCTTGATTTACATAGTGATGCTTGGACCTTTTCTTCAGTGCATAAAGTGGCAGAAGTGGCATTTAGGTGCCTTGCATTTCATAAAGACATGAGGCCTTCAATGATGGAAGTTGCAGCAGAACTAGAGCAAATACTGCTTAGTAGATGGGCTTCTTCAGAGGAAACAAATTGCGCAATCTCATTAGATTTTTCCCCTTGCTCTTCTTCATCTAATGTCAGCGACAAGCCTCTAAACTccacagtaaaaaaaacagaaatagaGAGAAGAGGTTTGTTTGTGCTGCAGACACAGACCAGTAAAAAGTCAACGGAAAGGGCCAATCATAATTCACCTGTTTCTGTCCAAGATCCATGGTTAAGTGAAAAAAGCTCACCTTCTTCAAGCAATTTGCTAAATAACGTTATAGTTAAGTGA
- the LOC7462911 gene encoding wall-associated receptor kinase-like 14 isoform X1 has translation MILQQHTILFLAIFAISLIEAHASIKFRCNRTCGTNHLPYPFGFSADCDIHLNCSPHGEMLINEFPVQIVGQNSIKIILEPKCNRPLEALDNLFTKNYAPKSTNAILLHNCTSAVSPCNIPSINVQTHFESLKCSNNSSLSCFSKEVTANGFFDYNMANISQCQYFLSSISAESFTGSGVSLEIQMMELWWWLQGDCRCSKDAICTQVESPAGSGFRCQCRDGLIGDGYLAGVGCRKASAGCNPAKYLSGQCGGGSGAAVLLGGVVAGVGVSLGLFCCLVRRNSASKAKSFRKLHLSEAADINIPIYPYKEIEKATNSFSEKQRIGTGAYGTVYAGKLNSDSWVAIKRIKHGDMDNIEQVMNEIKLISSVSHPNLVRLLGCSIENGEQILVYEFMPNGTLCQHLQRERGDGLDWPVRLAIAADTAKAIAHLHSAMDPPIYHRDIKSSNILLDYHFRSKVADFGLSRHGMTEISHISTVPQGTPGYLDPQYHLNFHLSDKSDVYSFGVVLVEIITAKKVVDFSRPQNEVNLAALATDRIGRGRLDEIIDPFLDLHSDAWTFSSVHKVAEVAFRCLAFHKDMRPSMMEVAAELEQILLSRWASSEETNCAISLDFSPCSSSSNVSDKPLNSTVKKTEIERRGLFVLQTQTSKKSTERANHNSPVSVQDPWLSEKSSPSSSNLLNNVIVK, from the exons atgatcCTTCAACAACACACTATCCTCTTCTTAGCAATCTTTGCTATTTCATTAATCGAAGCTCATGCTTCCATCAAGTTCAGATGCAACAGAACATGCGGCACCAACCATCTTCCATACCCTTTTGGATTCTCTGCCGATTGTGATATCCATTTAAATTGTAGCCCACATGGTGAAATGCTTATCAATGAGTTTCCAGTCCAGATTGTAGGCCAAAATTCAATAAAGATCATTCTTGAACCCAAATGTAACCGTCCTCTCGAAGCCCTCGACAATCTTTTTACCAAAAACTATGCTCCAAAATCAACAAACGCAATTCTTTTACACAACTGTACCTCTGCAGTTTCGCCATGCAATATACCTTCTATAAACGTGCAGACTCATTTCGAGTCACTTAAATGTTCAAATAACAGCAGCTTAAGTTGTTTCTCTAAGGAGGTTACAGCAAACGGTTTCTTTGATTATAACATGGCCAATATTAGCCAGTGCCAGTATTTTTTGTCATCAATATCGGCAGAGTCTTTCACTGGTTCTGGTGTTTCCTTAGAGATTCAGATGATGGAGCTATGGTGGTGGCTTCAAGGGGACTGCCGTTGCTCTAAGGATGCCATTTGTACTCAAGTTGAATCGCCTGCAGGGTCAGGATTTCGGTGCCAGTGCAGAGACGGGCTAATTGGTGATGGATATCTTGCCGGGGTTGGCTGCCGGAAAG CCTCTGCAGGTTGCAATCCTGCAAAGTATTTGTCTGGCCAATGTGGAGGAGGGTCTGGAGCTGCTGTTTTACTTGgag GCGTTGTAGCTGGAGTAGGGGTCAGTCTGGGTCTATTTTGCTGTCTCGTACGGAGGAATTCCGCGTCAAAAGCCAAAAGCTTCAGAAAACTCCACCTATCTGAAGCTGCAGACATCAACATTCCCATCTATCCCTACAAAGAAATAGAGAAGGCCACAAATAGTTTCTCTGAGAAACAAAGGATTGGAACTGGGGCTTATGGAACTGTCTATGCTGGTAAACTCAACAGTGATTCATGGGTTGCCATTAAGAGGATCAAACATGGAGATATGGACAACATTGAGCAAGTGATGAACGAAATCAAGCTCATTTCTTCTGTGAGTCACCCGAATTTAGTCCGCCTCTTAGGTTGCTCCATAGAAAATGGTGAGCAAATTCTTGTCTATGAATTCATGCCGAATGGGACATTGTGCCAGCATttacaaagagagagaggtGATGGACTTGACTGGCCTGTTCGCCTCGCTATTGCTGCGGATACTGCTAAAGCTATAGCCCATCTCCACTCTGCTATGGATCCCCCGATATATCATAGAGATATCAAGTCGAGCAACATACTCTTAGACTACCACTTCAGGTCCAAAGTTGCAGATTTTGGTCTTTCCAGACATGGCATGACTGAAATATCACACATCTCTACTGTCCCGCAAGGAACTCCAGGCTACCTTGATCCTCAGTACCATCTAAACTTCCATCTTTCGGACAAAAGTGACGTTTATAGCTTTGGTGTTGTTCTCGTTGAGATCATAACAGCAAAGAAGGTGGTGGACTTTTCCAGGCCTCAGAATGAAGTGAATTTGGCTGCTCTTGCCACTGATAGGATTGGCAGGGGGAGATTGGATGAGATAATCGATCCGTTCCTTGATTTACATAGTGATGCTTGGACCTTTTCTTCAGTGCATAAAGTGGCAGAAGTGGCATTTAGGTGCCTTGCATTTCATAAAGACATGAGGCCTTCAATGATGGAAGTTGCAGCAGAACTAGAGCAAATACTGCTTAGTAGATGGGCTTCTTCAGAGGAAACAAATTGCGCAATCTCATTAGATTTTTCCCCTTGCTCTTCTTCATCTAATGTCAGCGACAAGCCTCTAAACTccacagtaaaaaaaacagaaatagaGAGAAGAGGTTTGTTTGTGCTGCAGACACAGACCAGTAAAAAGTCAACGGAAAGGGCCAATCATAATTCACCTGTTTCTGTCCAAGATCCATGGTTAAGTGAAAAAAGCTCACCTTCTTCAAGCAATTTGCTAAATAACGTTATAGTTAAGTGA